Below is a genomic region from Caldicoprobacter guelmensis.
GTTCCCCCTCCCCCGAATTCGTCTTCTCGCTCGAACGCCCATACATCTTTTGCCGGCTTAAGCGAAACTGCTCTTCAAACCACCTCAATTTCGCTTTAAGCTCCTCTATCTCCTGCTTTAAAAGGCTGTTCTCTTTCATTAACTCTTCAATTGTAACTGCAGCAGTTGATGTATTTTCCATAATACTTATTATATTCGACACCAAATGCTAAAAACCTTCAATTCTTCAAAAAATTTTTAAAAATTCTTTATATTACCGTATTCACAATGACTTTTTTATGAGCACTTCTCTGCTCTAGCGATAATCCATCCAGTAACCATCTCAGTTCCCTTATGCTTATCTCTGCTGTACCAGTACCTCCCTTCGGCCAATCAAACTTCCCTTTCTCCAACCTTTTGTAGTAAAGCCAGAATCCATTGTGGTCCCACTGCAATATCTTTATCTTGTCCCTACTCTTGTTACAGAACACGAACAGGGCTGTTGAAAAAGGATCCAATGCAAAGCTTTGCTGTACGATAGCTGCCAAGGAATCTATTGATTTCCGCATGTCGGTACTCCCGCATGCAAGATAAACCTTTTGAGTACAAGCCAGCCCTAACATAGAGTACTCAACACCTTTACTACATCCAGCAGCAGTTTCTCATTAAAACCCTGTCTTACCTCAATTACAACAGGACCTACTTTTACGGTTAAAAAGTCGCATCCAGATGTGTCTTCTTGGCCACTTAAACTAACAGGTAACCATTGCACTGTATTATCAGTTTGTTCTTTTGGAGATTCTTTTCTTAGCCAATAGTACAGCTGTTTTTCGCTTATGTTGTGCTGTTTGCAAAATTCCTTCGCACTTAAGTCGCTGGCTCTGTAGGCTTCAATCCTAGCTTTCCATTGCTGCCTACGTTCTGTATGCGTCATAGACAATCCCTCCTCATCATTTCTATGGAGGAATTATCTCACATTTGCGTGCAAATTTTTAGGTGTGCTCTATTTGACGCTTACCCTATTCCTAACAAAACTTTATTTCCACTATTGAAAACAAATTACTATTCCTGTTTACATATATAACTATTGTTTCCCATAAATTTTTGCTCGCTTAAAAACATTTTACTCCGTAATATATAAATAATATTCACTTACACCTGTTGGTATTTCATAATCACATGTGCTACAGACAGATTAGATTGTTCTGCAATGAAGTAAGCCTTCACTATGCCATCGAAAGATCTATTATATTTGAAACATATAGCCTTAATCTTTAACTCTCCAATATTGAACTCCCTCTCAAACAACTTTTCATTTGGATATTGAGATACAACTCCTTCATCAACTATCAGAATTAAAGCATCAACATCTTCTCCATTAAGAACTTGTATTTCCCATATTTTTTGTTGCGAAGAAAGATTTAGAATGTTTTTTATTATTTCCTTGTCTCTTTTTATATGTTGAGAATAGCTTGTATCTTTATATTGGACAACTTTATCATCAACGATTAAATCAATGTTTATAAGGCTATCAATCATTTTACTACTATTAAACCCAAACTTTTCGTAGCTATTACCTAATAGAATTCCCCAATAATCATTCCCGAGAATATTTCTTATAGTGCTCTCTATTTCATCTAATTCCTCTAAACTTTTGCAATTATCTTCTGTTAAACCAAATCTAATAATAATTTTTGCCCCATAATCAGGTAAAACAATATATTCTTCGAATTTGACTAGACCATCAAAATGATTTTCTACCATCTTTGCCATATCAAGAACATTTTTTTTCAAATTATCACTTAATGAATATAACTTACACATGACCTCTTCTCCTTTATAGATATTAACTTATCAAGACATTGTATTAGTTTATTATTATGCAACTTATAAGAATAGCACGACTTTAGTTTGTTATATACATCGCTTCTTTTTCTCATATGACCGCATTGATTTTGTAAAACCTAATTTTTCAAAGAATCCTTCATTCCCTGGTTGCGAGCCAAAAAACAATGAAGTGGGAGATGCTTCCCAAGCTAATTCCATAAGCTTCTTTCCGATCCCATGTCCCTGATATTCAGGCGCAACAAATATATCAGGAATTGTCCCGAAATAATAACCATTCGTTAAAATCCGAACACATCCTATCAAAATATTATTATCATTCCAGGCAGTGATATTAATTGTCTTGTCCAATGCATTTTGCGTCATCGTTTTCTACTATTACGCAATAAAAACATAAACTATAGTTGGTTATTAGCATACCATGCTCGACAATATTTATGAAGTATATAATTTTTATAATCCCATTTTGAAAA
It encodes:
- the tnpB gene encoding IS66 family insertion sequence element accessory protein TnpB (TnpB, as the term is used for proteins encoded by IS66 family insertion elements, is considered an accessory protein, since TnpC, encoded by a neighboring gene, is a DDE family transposase.); translated protein: MLGLACTQKVYLACGSTDMRKSIDSLAAIVQQSFALDPFSTALFVFCNKSRDKIKILQWDHNGFWLYYKRLEKGKFDWPKGGTGTAEISIRELRWLLDGLSLEQRSAHKKVIVNTVI
- the tnpA gene encoding IS66 family insertion sequence element accessory protein TnpA yields the protein MTHTERRQQWKARIEAYRASDLSAKEFCKQHNISEKQLYYWLRKESPKEQTDNTVQWLPVSLSGQEDTSGCDFLTVKVGPVVIEVRQGFNEKLLLDVVKVLSTLC
- a CDS encoding GNAT family N-acetyltransferase yields the protein MDKTINITAWNDNNILIGCVRILTNGYYFGTIPDIFVAPEYQGHGIGKKLMELAWEASPTSLFFGSQPGNEGFFEKLGFTKSMRSYEKKKRCI